In Natronobacterium texcoconense, the genomic window GCATTCGAAACCGATCTCCTACGAGACGATAGCATATAGCGGCGTCACAGAGGACACTAACGGCTACGTACGTTTTGTCACATTCCGGAAAATATGTTCTGTAACCGTCCCGGCGTACTCGTGAGCCGCTGCCGTGTAGTGTTCACCAGCCCGACGGAGACGCCCTGCATCTCGGAGCGCCCTCGCTTCGCCTGTAAGATCGTGTGCTCGGTCTTTCATTGTTAGAAGGTCTTTCCTTCAGTCGCCGCCGTCCCTCCTCAGCAGCGACCGCAGCAGTTTCGCCTCGGCCTTCCGGAGATGTTCCGCGGCCGTGCTCGGCGCACAGCCGAGTTCGTCCGCGACGACCTCGTGACCGGCTTCGCGTGGAATCTCGTAGTAGCCGCGCTCGAGTGCCGCTTCGATTGCCGCCCGCTGGCGCTCGGTAAGCAGCGACTCGAGGACGCCCGGCGTCGCCTCCATGCCACCGACTTCGGTGACAGCCGCGGTGATGGGATCGGGCAAGCGGTCGATCGCCGCCTGAAGCTCTTCGGGAGGACCGACGACGGAGAACGCTACTGTCCCGTCCTCGCGGTACTCCACCGGTGGAACGACGACGACGGGGCGTTCGGTTACGGTCTCGAACAGTTCTCGTAGTGGCTCGCTGGTCGCGTCACGAACGTACGCGTAGAACGCGTCGTCGCCGGCGGTCGTCAGTTCGTAGGATCGGACTTCCGGGATACTCTCGAGTGCGGTCCGAAACGAGTCGACATCGCCCTCGACGTAGTGCATGATCCCGAGTTCGTCGCCGGTGAAGTTCCAGTGCATCGCGGTCGCTCGCTCGACGTACGCGGCGTTGGCGAGGACGTCGTACATGGGGTGGATATCGTCCTCGCGGCCGCCCGCATCCAGCACGAGCCGGACGTGTTTCACGACCGACGATTTGCAGCCGACGACTTAAACCCCACAGACGAATTCGGCCCCACGGTTTCGGTACCGCGTCGCCAACGTGTACTCATGCGAGTGTTCGTCACCGGCGCGACGGGCGTCCTAGGGCATCGGCTGGTCGAACGCCTCACCGACCGCGGACACGACGTCGTCGGACTGGTCCGGGACGACCACGGAGCCGAACTGGTCGCCGACCGCGGCGGTCGGCCACATCGGGGCGACGTCCTCGAGCCGGAGACGCTCGAGCGAGCGGCCGACGCGGACGCGATCGTCCACGCCGCAACCGCGATCCCGACCGAACCGAACCCGAGCGCCGACGACTGGGAGCGAAACGATCGGGTTCGACTCCAAGGAGCCCGCAACCTGCTCGCGGTCGCCGGCGACGACGTCGAGTCGTTCTACTTCCCGAGCGTGGTCTGGGTCGCTCGGCAACCCGACGGCTCGGCCTTCGACGAGGAGTCGACGCGTCATCCCGATCGCACGACGCGCTCGGCGGTCGCTGTCGAGGATCTGCTCGAGGAGACCTCGCGCTCTCACGACTTCGACGCGACGGTGCTTCGCTGTGGCTACCTCTACGCTCCCGACGGTGCGAACGCGCGACGACTCGGTCGAACCCTGCTCTCCGGGGAGTTACGGATCGTCGGCGGCGGCGTGCTCGGCCGGCGAGACGCCGAACTCTCCGTGCTTCACGCCGCCGACGCTGCACGCGCGTTCGTGGCTGCGATCGAGGCCGGCGTGAACGGAACCTATCACGTCGTCGACGAGGAACGGGTCACGTTCGCGTCGTTCGTGGCGGCCTTCGCCGACCTGCTCGAGGTCCCGATGCCGGGTCGGGTTCCGGCCTGGCTCGCGCGCTTTGCTGTCGGAGAGGACTTCGTGAGGCTGGTCACGAATCCGATGCCGACGAGCGCGGAGCGATTCCGCCGGGACGCCGGGTGGGAGCCGTCGTACCCGACCTACCGAGAAGGGATCCGCGACGTCGTAGCGACCTGGCAGGAGACTGATGCGGTCCGGGTGACCGGCGACGGCTACGAGTGGGCCGGATCGACCGTGGGCAGACGACGTTCACGGGTCGACGGCTCGGCGTAATCGCCTCGTCGTGCGTCTCGAGGGAGCGAGTCGAACCGCTCTTCACTGCGCGGCGAGAACTGCGAGTATGGATGACGAGCATGGTCGTCGCCCACCGAGTCGGCTCTTGCTCGTA contains:
- a CDS encoding NAD-dependent epimerase/dehydratase family protein: MRVFVTGATGVLGHRLVERLTDRGHDVVGLVRDDHGAELVADRGGRPHRGDVLEPETLERAADADAIVHAATAIPTEPNPSADDWERNDRVRLQGARNLLAVAGDDVESFYFPSVVWVARQPDGSAFDEESTRHPDRTTRSAVAVEDLLEETSRSHDFDATVLRCGYLYAPDGANARRLGRTLLSGELRIVGGGVLGRRDAELSVLHAADAARAFVAAIEAGVNGTYHVVDEERVTFASFVAAFADLLEVPMPGRVPAWLARFAVGEDFVRLVTNPMPTSAERFRRDAGWEPSYPTYREGIRDVVATWQETDAVRVTGDGYEWAGSTVGRRRSRVDGSA
- a CDS encoding helix-turn-helix domain-containing protein codes for the protein MKHVRLVLDAGGREDDIHPMYDVLANAAYVERATAMHWNFTGDELGIMHYVEGDVDSFRTALESIPEVRSYELTTAGDDAFYAYVRDATSEPLRELFETVTERPVVVVPPVEYREDGTVAFSVVGPPEELQAAIDRLPDPITAAVTEVGGMEATPGVLESLLTERQRAAIEAALERGYYEIPREAGHEVVADELGCAPSTAAEHLRKAEAKLLRSLLRRDGGD